In Pseudomonas sp. Q1-7, the genomic window AGTATCTCGGCCTTCTGGTTGTCCAGGGTCAGCAGGCTCGGGGTGGACAGCAGGTTGCTCTTGCTGTTCGCAGAAAGGGCGGTGATCAGCGCGGCGAAATTGTCGGTGCCGATGCCGATGATGGCGCCGTCGGGCAGGGGGGTGGGGATTTCTTCGTCGCGAATGGCATTGAGCACGGTGCCCACGGAGAGCCCGGTATTGCCGAAGTTGACCCCGCCCAGGCCGCCGGTGCTACCGCGGGCATCCACCGCCCACTGCACGCCGAGGGCATCGGTGATGTCGCCGGAAATCTCCACGATAGCGGCTTCCACCATCACCTGGGCGCGGGGCACGTCGAGTTGGCGGACGATGTCCTCCATGGCGGTGACCACGTCCGGCTCGGCCAGCATCACCAGGGCGTTCAGGCTCTCGTCGGCGCGAATCAGGATGTTCTGCGACCTGCCGTTACCGCTGGAGGCACCTTCGGCAGCCCCGCCTTCACCGTTCCTCAGGCCTTCGGAAATCTCGCCGAGGGTTTCTGCCAGGCTCTTGGCGTCGTTGTGGCGCAGGCGGATCACCCGCGTGTTGGCCGAGCGCGAGGTGGGCGTGTCGAGGGATTGCGCGAGGGCCGCCAGTTTTCTGCGGGCGGCCGGAGGGCCGAGGATGATCAGGCGGTTGGTGCGGGCGTCGGCGATCACCTGGGTACCCGAGCCACCCTTGGACTGGCCGCGGTTAAGGGACGCATTGAGCACCTCGGCGGCGTCCATCACCCAGGCGTACCGCAGGTTCAGCACGGTGTAGTCGCGGTCCCCCTTCTGGTCCAGTTGGCGCATCAGGTCTTCGATGCGCGCGATATTGGCGGTGCGATCGCTGATGATCAGGGCGTTGGCCGAGGTCACGGCGGCGAGGTGGCCGTACTGCGGGACCAACGGTCGAATCAGCGGGATGAGTTCAGTCACCGGTGTGTGCTGCACCTGGATCACGCGGGTTTCCAGTCTTTCCGCGCCGGCACGGCTGCTGCCGGCTTCGGCCTTGGCTTCGGCATTGGGAATGATGCGGGCCTGGTCGCCCTGGGTGACCACGGTGAAACCGTGGGTGGCCATCACCGAGAGGAACAACTGGTAGACCTCGTTGAGCCCCAGCGGCGCTTTCGAAACCACGCTGACCTGGCCTTTCACCCGCGGGTCGACGATGAAGGTCTCACCGGTGATATCGGCGATCTGGTCGATGAACTCGCGGATATCGGCGTCCTTGAGGTTGATGGTCCAGCCGTCCTGACGCTGTTGCTGCGCGACGCCCGGTGTGGCGGCAGGCTGGGCGGCGAGCAGCGGCAGGGGCGCGGCCAGCATCCCGGCGGCGATCAGGGCGAGCGTGAGGCGCGAGAAGGTCAGGGTCATCGTTTCATTCGCTTTCCGGGGGCTGTTCGGCGGAAGGTTCGGGGGCAGTGTTCTCCGGGTCTTCCATCTGTTGGCGTAGTTTTTCCATGCGCTCGCGCAATTCGGCGACGTTGTCTTCCTGCAGGCCATTGAGATCATCGATTACCGCGGCAGACGACTCCGCGGAGGTTCCGCTGGCCGGCGTGAAACGTGAACGCGGTTCCGGGAAGCTGAGGCTCTCAAGGCGCCCGCCGCGCTCGATCTCGACCCGGTCGCGGTACACCGCGTGCACCTTGACGCCGCTGGTGATCTCGTCCCCGGCGCTGAAGCGGCGGGGCTTGCCGCCCTCGTACTGGATGATGGCGATGGACTTGTCCGCCCCCGCATGGACGAAGCTGCCGAGCAGGGTCAGGCGCAGGTTGGTGGTGGGCGGCGGGCCGCTGGGTTGGACTTGCGGGGCCGGGCCGAACAGTGGTTCCAGATTCTGCAGGGGCTGCCGGGCGGCGATGGGGGCCCCCGCTTGCGTCGAGGTTTCGGCCGGGGCCCCGACCAGGCGCAACCACTCGCGGGTCTGCCAGGCGAAGCTGGCGCCCATGGCCAGAACCAGCAGCGCACCGACCAGGGCCGGCGCATGGCGTTGCAGCCAGTGTGCGGAATCCGGGACTTGCAAGAGGGGTGAACTCCTAATGCCGTGTTCGTTCTTTGGTTTTATGTTTGGCAGAACTGCTTTGATCATAGCAGCGCAGGCGAGTGCCGGGCTCGGCCGGCCGGATGATGTTGCGAAACGGCTGCTGTGCTAAAGATATCTCTGAATTTTTACGGCTTTAGGTGGTTTTGTTCACACTCGCCATAAGTTCTGGTCAGCGGCTCTGCACAAGGGTCGGATTGCGCTGCAATACTTTCCTCTGGACTCACTTGAAACAGGCGCCCACGGATGAATCCTCCACGCGTTGATGCTCCCCTGCGACGGCTGCCCTTCGGTTTCGCCAAGCGGCACGGCGTGCTGCTGCTGGATGGCCTGGAGCCCTGCCTGGCCCATCGCCCTGGCGTCGAGCTGGTGGCCCTGGCCGAGGCGCGCCGCTTCGCCGGACGCAGCCTGCCGCTGAAGCCACTCACGGGCGACGCCTTCGAGCAGGCCCTGGCAGAGGCTTACCAGCACGACGCTTCCGCCGCGATGCAGCTGGCAGAGGACCTGGGGGGCAGCCTGGACCTCGCGGCCCTGGCCGAGCAGATTCCGGAAACCGAAGACCTGCTTGAGCAAGAGGACGATGCGCCGATCATCCGCCTGATCAACGCCATCCTCGGCGAGGCGATCAAGGAGAACGCCTCGGACATCCACCTGGAAACCTTCGAGAAGCGCCTGGTGGTGCGCTTTCGTGTCGATGGCATCCTCCGCGAAGTGCTCGAACCCAAGCGCGAGCTCGCGGCCCTGCTGGTGTCGCGGATCAAGGTCATGGCGCGCCTGGACATCGCCGAGAAGCGCATCCCCCAGGACGGCCGCATCTCCCTGCGGGTGGCGGGGCGCGAGGTGGATATCCGGGTTTCCACGCTGCCATCGGCCAACGGTGAGCGCGTGGTCCTGCGCCTGCTGGACAAACAGGCCGGGCGACTAACCCTGCAGCACTTGGGCATGAGCGAGCGCGACCGCCATCTGCTGGAAGAAACCGTGCGCCGGCCCCACGGCATCCTGCTGGTCACCGGCCCCACCGGCTCGGGCAAGACCACCACCCTGTACGCCAGCCTGGTCACCCTCAACGACCGCACGCGTAACATCCTCACGGTCGAGGACCCGATCGAGTACCACATCGAGGGCATCGGCCAGACTCAGGTCAATCCCAAGGTGGACATGACCTTCGCCCGCGGCCTGCGTGCCATCCTGCGCCAGGACCCGGATGTGGTGATGGTGGGGGAGATTCGCGACCAGGAGACCGCCGAAATCGCCGTGCAGGCGTCGCTGACCGGTCACCTGGTGCTGTCCACCCTGCACACCAACAGTGCCATCGGCGCCATCACCCGGCTGGTGGACATGGGCGTCGAGCCCTTCCTGCTGTCCTCGTCCCTGCTCGGCGTGCTGGCCCAGCGGCTGGTGCGGGTGCTTTGCCCGCACTGCAGGGAGGCGTATCAGGCCGACGCCGCCGAATGCCGGCTGCTGGGCCTGGAGGAGGACAGTGCGCCGACCCTGCATCGTGCTCGCGGCTGCGCGGAATGCCACCAGCAGGGTTATCGCGGGCGGACCGGCATCTACGAACTGGTGGTCTTCGATGACCACATGCGCAACCTGATCCACAACGTCGCCTCGGAGCAGGACATGATCCGCCACGCGCGGCAGTCCAGCCCGAGCATCCGCGAAGACGGCCGGCGCAAGGTGCTGCAGGGTGTCACCACGGTGGAGGAAGTGCTGCGGGTGACCCAGGAAGAATAGGTTCTTACCCATCATGGCTGCATTCGAATACCTCGCCCTCGACAACAAGGGCCGCCAGCAGAAGGGCGTGCTTGAAGCGGACAGCGCCCGCCAGGTGCGCCAGTTGCTGCGCGAGCGGCAACTGGCGCCGCTGGAGGTGCGCGCGACCCGAGTACGCGAGCAGGAGGAGAAGGGCCGCTTCAGCCTGTCGCGTGGCCTCTCCGCCCGCGACCTGGCGCTGGTGACGCGGCAGCTCGCCACCCTGGTACAGGCGGCGCTGCCTATCGAGGAGGCACTGCGTGCGGCGGCCGCGCAATCGAGCAGCTCGCGCATCCAGTCCATGCTGCTGGCGGTGCGCGCAAGGGTGCTGGAAGGGCACAGCCTGGCCAGCAGCCTGCGGGAATTTCCCTCGGCCTTCCCCGAGCTGTACCGCGCCACGGTGGCGGCGGGGGAGCACGCCGGCCACCTCGGGCCGGTGCTGGAGCAACTGGCCGACTACACCGAACAACGCCAGCAGTCGCGACAGAAGATTCAGCTGGCGCTGCTCTACCCGGTGATCCTGATGTGCGCGTCGCTGGCGATCGTCGCCTTCCTGCTGGGGTTCGTGGTGCCCGACGTGGTCAAGGTGTTCGTCGACTCCGGGCAGACCTTGCCGCTGCTTACCCGCGGCTTGATCGCCCTGAGCGACCTGGTCAAGCACTGGGGCTGGCTGATGCTGCTGGTGCTCCTGGCCGCCATCGTCGGGGCGCGCTGGGCCCTGCGCGACCCGGATGTCCGTCAGCGCTGGCACGGCCTGGTGCTGCGCGTCCCGCTGGTGGGCGCTCTGGTGCGCGCCACCGACACGGCGCGCTTCGCCTCCACCCTGGCCATTCTCACCCGCAGCGGCGTGCCGCTGGTGGAGGCCCTGGGCATAGGCGCCGAGGTGATCGCCAACCGGGTGATCCGCGCCCAGGTGGTGGTGGCCGCGCAGAAGGTCCGCGAAGGCGGCAGCCTGACCCGCGCCCTGGAGGCCAGCGGACAGTTCCCGCCGATGATGTTGCACATGATCGCCAGTGGCGAACGTTCCGGCGAGCTGGATCAGATGCTCGCCCGCACCGCGCGCAACCAGGAAAACGACCTGGCCGCGCAGATTGCCCTGCTGGTCGGCCTTTTCGAGCCGTTCATGCTGGTGGTCATGGGCGCCGTGGTATTGATGATCGTGCTCGCCATCCTGCTGCCTATCCTTTCTCTCAACCAACTCGTGGGGTAATCGCGTGAAACTGCGCCGTAGTCAGTCGGGCTTTACGCTCATCGAAATCATGGTGGTGGTGGTCATCCTCGGCATCCTCGCCGCGCTGGTGGTGCCACAGGTGATGAACCGCCCCGACCAGGCCAAGGTCACGGTGGCCAAGGGCGACATCAAGGCCATCGGCGCCGCGCTGGACATGTACAAGCTGGACAACTTCGCCTACCCGAGCACCCAGCAGGGCCTGGAAGCCCTCGTGAGCCGGCCGTCTGGCAATCCACCGGCGAAGAACTGGAACCGGGACGGTTACCTGAAGAAGCTGCCGGTGGACCCCTGGGGCAACCCGTACCAATACCTGTCCCCGGGCAGCAAGGGCTCCTACGACCTCTATTCCCTGGGGGCCGATGGCAAGGAAGGCGGCAGCGACAACGACGCCGACATTGCCAACTGGGACAACTGATGAACAACAGGCGGCAGGGTGGCGCCGGACGGATGCCCGGTGCCCTGGCATCCGCCGGTTTCACCCTGATCGAGGTGCTGGTGGTGATGGTGGTCATCGCCTGCCTCGCCGGCCTGGCGGTGATCGGCTCCGGCGTCGCCGGCCCCGCCCGCGAGCTGAACAACG contains:
- the gspD gene encoding type II secretion system secretin GspD — translated: MTLTFSRLTLALIAAGMLAAPLPLLAAQPAATPGVAQQQRQDGWTINLKDADIREFIDQIADITGETFIVDPRVKGQVSVVSKAPLGLNEVYQLFLSVMATHGFTVVTQGDQARIIPNAEAKAEAGSSRAGAERLETRVIQVQHTPVTELIPLIRPLVPQYGHLAAVTSANALIISDRTANIARIEDLMRQLDQKGDRDYTVLNLRYAWVMDAAEVLNASLNRGQSKGGSGTQVIADARTNRLIILGPPAARRKLAALAQSLDTPTSRSANTRVIRLRHNDAKSLAETLGEISEGLRNGEGGAAEGASSGNGRSQNILIRADESLNALVMLAEPDVVTAMEDIVRQLDVPRAQVMVEAAIVEISGDITDALGVQWAVDARGSTGGLGGVNFGNTGLSVGTVLNAIRDEEIPTPLPDGAIIGIGTDNFAALITALSANSKSNLLSTPSLLTLDNQKAEILVGQNVPFQTGTFTTDASGANNPFTTIERQDIGVTLKVTPHINEGATLRLEIEQEISSIAPTATLTAQAVDLITNKRSIKSTILAEDGQVIVLGGLIQDDITQTDSKVPLLGDIPILGRLFRSTRDSHVKRNLMVFLRPTVVRDRAGLAALSGKKYNDIRIVGEHNKEGRPAILPRQPVELFDGVQDPAVDLRKR
- the gspG gene encoding type II secretion system major pseudopilin GspG — its product is MVVVVILGILAALVVPQVMNRPDQAKVTVAKGDIKAIGAALDMYKLDNFAYPSTQQGLEALVSRPSGNPPAKNWNRDGYLKKLPVDPWGNPYQYLSPGSKGSYDLYSLGADGKEGGSDNDADIANWDN
- the xcpS gene encoding GspF family T2SS innner membrane protein variant XcpS; translation: MAAFEYLALDNKGRQQKGVLEADSARQVRQLLRERQLAPLEVRATRVREQEEKGRFSLSRGLSARDLALVTRQLATLVQAALPIEEALRAAAAQSSSSRIQSMLLAVRARVLEGHSLASSLREFPSAFPELYRATVAAGEHAGHLGPVLEQLADYTEQRQQSRQKIQLALLYPVILMCASLAIVAFLLGFVVPDVVKVFVDSGQTLPLLTRGLIALSDLVKHWGWLMLLVLLAAIVGARWALRDPDVRQRWHGLVLRVPLVGALVRATDTARFASTLAILTRSGVPLVEALGIGAEVIANRVIRAQVVVAAQKVREGGSLTRALEASGQFPPMMLHMIASGERSGELDQMLARTARNQENDLAAQIALLVGLFEPFMLVVMGAVVLMIVLAILLPILSLNQLVG
- a CDS encoding type II secretion system protein N, whose protein sequence is MQVPDSAHWLQRHAPALVGALLVLAMGASFAWQTREWLRLVGAPAETSTQAGAPIAARQPLQNLEPLFGPAPQVQPSGPPPTTNLRLTLLGSFVHAGADKSIAIIQYEGGKPRRFSAGDEITSGVKVHAVYRDRVEIERGGRLESLSFPEPRSRFTPASGTSAESSAAVIDDLNGLQEDNVAELRERMEKLRQQMEDPENTAPEPSAEQPPESE
- the gspE gene encoding type II secretion system ATPase GspE, with amino-acid sequence MNPPRVDAPLRRLPFGFAKRHGVLLLDGLEPCLAHRPGVELVALAEARRFAGRSLPLKPLTGDAFEQALAEAYQHDASAAMQLAEDLGGSLDLAALAEQIPETEDLLEQEDDAPIIRLINAILGEAIKENASDIHLETFEKRLVVRFRVDGILREVLEPKRELAALLVSRIKVMARLDIAEKRIPQDGRISLRVAGREVDIRVSTLPSANGERVVLRLLDKQAGRLTLQHLGMSERDRHLLEETVRRPHGILLVTGPTGSGKTTTLYASLVTLNDRTRNILTVEDPIEYHIEGIGQTQVNPKVDMTFARGLRAILRQDPDVVMVGEIRDQETAEIAVQASLTGHLVLSTLHTNSAIGAITRLVDMGVEPFLLSSSLLGVLAQRLVRVLCPHCREAYQADAAECRLLGLEEDSAPTLHRARGCAECHQQGYRGRTGIYELVVFDDHMRNLIHNVASEQDMIRHARQSSPSIREDGRRKVLQGVTTVEEVLRVTQEE